The segment GTGAAATCCTGTATCTGCGTGATCGCCTGGAGAAGGCTGATCAGGAAGCCGACCACGAGGCTTACGATGAGGACCGGGCCGGCCGCGATGAGGAACGTACGGATGGTATCGCCGATTATGTCTTTAACGATGTCGGGAGTCAATGGAAGCTCCTTACGAGCGACCCGACGACGAGGTTCCATCCGTCCACGAGCACGAAGAGCAGCAGCTTGAACGGAAGGGACACCATCACGGGCGGCAGCATCATCATTCCCATCGAGAGGAGGACGCTCGCGACCACCATGTCGATAACGAGGAACGGCAGGAAGAGCAGGAACCCGATCTCGAAGGCGCTCTTGAGCTCGCTGATAGCGAATGCCGGCACGAGGATCCTCATGGAAAGCTCCGACGGCGTGGCCGGGGCTTTCTCCTTGCCGAGATTCAGGAAGAGGGCGATGTCCTTTTCCCTCGTCTGGCGGAGCATGAAGCTCTTCACGGGCGGTTCCGCACGCACGATCGCCTCGGTCATCGAAATCTGTTTTTCAATGTAAGGCGTGATCGAGTTCCTGTTTACCTCCGTCACAGTGGGGTACATCACGAACAGGGTCAGAAACAGTGCGAGCCCGATGATCACGGGGTTCGGCGGGATCTGCTGGCTGCCGATCGACTGTCGCAGGAACGACAGGACGACGACGATCCGGGTGAAAGATGTAAACATGACGAGGATCGCCGGCAGCAGCGAAAGGAAGCTGATCAGCAGGAACACCGACAGGACGGGATTGGAAAGATCGAGTGCGTCAGGCATCGAGTTCCTCTTTCCATTTACGGAGGCGCTGCGCCTTGTCGGGGACGGATGCCCCGCTTCCCGCTTCGAATTCCGCCGCGTCGAGGACCCGGAAAAGCTTCAGGTCGGCGTTCGTCACTCCGAGGACGAGGATTTCCCGCCCCACCCGGACCGCCGCGACGCCGCGCCTCGGACCGAAGGGATGGTACGCGACGAGGCCGATGAGCCCCTTCGCTCCCGGCTGCTTCTTTCGCCAGGCCCAGGCCGCCGCCGCGATCAGGATCGTCACGAACGCGAGAGCGCCCGCCATCTGGAGGAGAAGGTCCGTCATCTGAGCTGCTTGAGCCGCTCCGTCGGGCTGATGATGTCGGTAAGCCGTATTCCGAACTTCTCGTTGACTACGACCACTTCGCCGCGGGCGATGAGCTTGTCGTTGACCAGGACCTCCATCGGCTCTCCGACGAGTTTGTCGATTTCTATGACGGAGCCCTGCCCGAGCTGAAGGAGATCCTTGATGAGCATCCTCGTCCGCCCGATCTCCACCGCGACCACGAGCGGGATGTCGAGGAGGAAGTTGATGTCGTTTCCTCCGCCGATTTTCCTTTCCTCGCTCAGCTCCGTGAAGGCCGGCTGCTGCACTTCCTGTTCCGTCTGTCCTTCCATCCCTTCCTCCCCTTCCTAAAGGATCTGGGTGACCTTGATCGCCTTGTTGCCCTTCCGGAATCCCGGCACCCCGCGGAACTTCGGCACTCCCTCGACCTTCACCGGGAGGTCGCTGCCGGCGAACACTCCGAGATTGATCACGCTGCCCTGCACGAGGTTCATGATTTCGCCGACGGAGAGCTGCACCCGCCCCATCTCCGCCACCACCTCCACGTACGAATCGATGAGCTTCGCCCGAAGCCCCTCGGTCCAGCGCTCGTCTATTTCGAACTTGTCCGCCTGGATGCCCGAGCAAAGCTTCTCCTTAAGAGGCTCCACGACGGAGTACGGTATGCAGAAGTAGAGTTTCCCGGTGAAGTTCTCGAGCTCGACGTGTATCTGCACCTTGATGACGATTTCCGTGGGCTGGACGATCGTAACGAACTGGGGGTTGATCTCGGTGCTGACGTACTCCGGCTCGAGCGAGGCGATACCCTGCCACGCCCCTGACATGTCGGCGAACGCGTGCTCCATGATCTTCCGGACGATCTTCTGCTCGATCTGCGTGAAATACCGCCCTTCCGCCTTCACGTAACGGACCGACGGCCCGCCGAAGAAACACTCGACGAACGCGAAGACCATAGGCGCCTCGATGACGAA is part of the Deltaproteobacteria bacterium genome and harbors:
- a CDS encoding flagellar biosynthetic protein FliQ; amino-acid sequence: MEPRRRVARKELPLTPDIVKDIIGDTIRTFLIAAGPVLIVSLVVGFLISLLQAITQIQDFT
- the fliP gene encoding flagellar type III secretion system pore protein FliP (The bacterial flagellar biogenesis protein FliP forms a type III secretion system (T3SS)-type pore required for flagellar assembly.), whose amino-acid sequence is MPDALDLSNPVLSVFLLISFLSLLPAILVMFTSFTRIVVVLSFLRQSIGSQQIPPNPVIIGLALFLTLFVMYPTVTEVNRNSITPYIEKQISMTEAIVRAEPPVKSFMLRQTREKDIALFLNLGKEKAPATPSELSMRILVPAFAISELKSAFEIGFLLFLPFLVIDMVVASVLLSMGMMMLPPVMVSLPFKLLLFVLVDGWNLVVGSLVRSFH
- a CDS encoding flagellar biosynthetic protein FliO; this translates as MTDLLLQMAGALAFVTILIAAAAWAWRKKQPGAKGLIGLVAYHPFGPRRGVAAVRVGREILVLGVTNADLKLFRVLDAAEFEAGSGASVPDKAQRLRKWKEELDA
- the fliN gene encoding flagellar motor switch protein FliN; amino-acid sequence: MEGQTEQEVQQPAFTELSEERKIGGGNDINFLLDIPLVVAVEIGRTRMLIKDLLQLGQGSVIEIDKLVGEPMEVLVNDKLIARGEVVVVNEKFGIRLTDIISPTERLKQLR
- a CDS encoding FliM/FliN family flagellar motor switch protein — encoded protein: FVIEAPMVFAFVECFFGGPSVRYVKAEGRYFTQIEQKIVRKIMEHAFADMSGAWQGIASLEPEYVSTEINPQFVTIVQPTEIVIKVQIHVELENFTGKLYFCIPYSVVEPLKEKLCSGIQADKFEIDERWTEGLRAKLIDSYVEVVAEMGRVQLSVGEIMNLVQGSVINLGVFAGSDLPVKVEGVPKFRGVPGFRKGNKAIKVTQIL